In Oryzias melastigma strain HK-1 unplaced genomic scaffold, ASM292280v2 sc00633, whole genome shotgun sequence, a single window of DNA contains:
- the LOC112139133 gene encoding short/branched chain specific acyl-CoA dehydrogenase, mitochondrial-like: MAAPFARIFSKSLRQIPRSWGSCQTGLRSRSTRSLPVVGSDQTGGVVPFPPLQTYSEEESMMKDAVKKYAQERIAPFVSKMDENSAMDEEVIRSLFEQGLMGIEIDPEYGGTGSTFFASILVIEELAKVDPSVAVLCDIQNTLINVLFTKLGTPAQKEKYLSHLSTDMVSYFDNQQSTTVNLH; encoded by the exons atGGCTGCTCCGTTTGCTAGGATTTTCTCTAAG TCCCTCAGACAGATCCCTCGATCATGGGGATCATGCCAGACTGGATTGAGGAGCAGGTCCACCAGATCTCTCCCTGTTGTGGGTTCAGATCAGACAGGTGGAGTGGTTCCTTTTCCTCCCCTTCAGACATATTCAGAGGAGGAGAGTATGATGAAGGATGCAG TAAAGAAGTACGCACAAGAGCGCATTGCACCCTTTGTGTCAAAGATGGACGAAAATTCTGCCATGGACGAAGAAGTGATCCGATCCCTTTTCGAGCAGGGT TTAATGGGAATTGAGATTGACCCAGAATATGGAGGGACTGGCTCCACATTCTTTGCCTCAATCCTGGTCATTGAAGAGCTGGCTAAAGTGGATCCCTCTGTGGCTGTTCTCTGtgacatccaaaacacactgaTCAACGTTCTGTTCACAAAACTCGGTACCCCAGCCCAAAAGGAGAAGTACCTGAGCCACCTGTCTACTGACATGGTGAGTTACTTTGATAACCAACAATCCACCACTGTGAATCTACATTAG